Below is a genomic region from Sphingopyxis terrae subsp. terrae NBRC 15098.
TCAACGCTGGACGAAGAGGTCGCTTCGCTGTCGCGCAGCGCCGACCGCGACAGCCTGTTCATGCAGGCCAATCTTTTATTTCCGGGTCAGTCCAGGCCCGTAACGGTGCGTGTGCGCAACCTGTCGGCGGGTGGCATGCTGGCCGAGGCCGTCGTGCCAAGGCTCGCGCAAGGCGCAACGGCCGAGATCGAACTGCGCAATATCGGCTTTGTGCCGGGGCATGTCGTCTGGGTGGGCGAAGGCAAATTCGGGGTGGCTTTCGAGCGACCGATCGATCCGCACGCGGTGCGGCGGCAGGTGGTTCAGAAGATGGACGTCCCGGCCTATATTTCGGCGCTTGACAAGAAGGCTTCGCTCTACCGCCGACGCTGATGCGTTTCGCGTCGAAAGGCATCAGCGGGCGATAGCGCTCTGCTCGCCTCAGGTTTCGGCGAGCAGCTCTTCCTTGATCTTGAGTTTCTGCTTCTTCATTTGCGCCAGCAAGGCCATGTCCGGTGCGGGGCGGCGCTCTTCATTCGCAATTTTCGCGTCGAGGTCCGCGTGGCGGGACTTCAGGGCGGAAAGGTGCGAGCTGCTCATAGGCCATTCTCCTTTTCGACTCGGTTGGCAGCTCCGAGTAAAACATGATTCGACCCGCTTGTCCCGCCCGGATGGTCGCGTTTCGGCCAGATGGTCCCCGTTGCGGACGGGCCGTGATCGTGGCAGGGAAGCGGCGTGAACGCGGAAGAAATCGCCCAGCGCCTGGAACTGCTTCGGCTCGAGCATCGTGATCTCGACGCCGCGATCATCGCACTGGGCGACGCGACGGTTCCCGATCAGCTCCAGCTTGCCCGGATGAAGAAGCGCAAGCTCAAGCTGCGCGACGAGATCAGCTGGTGCGAGGATCAGTTGCTGCCCGACATAATCGCCTGATTCAAAACGGGACGCTCCCTAAATTCATGGTTAGCGTCCTTGCGGCGGCGCTGCGTGGCGTGGCATTCGATGCCGATGTTCAGGGGACCGATCCGGAACGGCATGGCGACGCAGCCGGTGCAGCGCGCGCAGGTCGAAAATCTCTATGTCGAGGCGATGCTGCTCGCCGACGAGGCGCATGCCGCCTTCCGCGCGCATCGCGATTTCGAGGCGGTGGCGCGCGATCCGATCCTGCAGGTCGGGCTGGCGTGCGAATCGCTGAAGACGACAACGCGGCTGATGCACATCATCGCC
It encodes:
- a CDS encoding YdcH family protein, with amino-acid sequence MSSSHLSALKSRHADLDAKIANEERRPAPDMALLAQMKKQKLKIKEELLAET
- a CDS encoding YdcH family protein, giving the protein MNAEEIAQRLELLRLEHRDLDAAIIALGDATVPDQLQLARMKKRKLKLRDEISWCEDQLLPDIIA
- a CDS encoding PilZ domain-containing protein, yielding MESRIPSTLDEEVASLSRSADRDSLFMQANLLFPGQSRPVTVRVRNLSAGGMLAEAVVPRLAQGATAEIELRNIGFVPGHVVWVGEGKFGVAFERPIDPHAVRRQVVQKMDVPAYISALDKKASLYRRR